The genomic stretch GATCGATCCGGTAGCGGGTGGCGGCCCCCTCGATATCGATCTTCGAGGCGACGATGAGGATCGGGTTATCGTGCCGATCCCCTTCCTTCACCGTCCCGGTGACGGCGAGGGCGACCTCGGAGAAATTGCGGAGCCCCTGGACGATCCGCTTCCCCTCGGGGGAAACCAGGGTGATGAGGACGTTGACCGACTGGCTCGGCCCCATCCGCATCTCGAAGATCGGCCGCTTCGACTCCATGTAATAGAACTTCCCGTGGACGCGGACCTCCTTGCCGAGGTACTTCTCCTGATTGAGGCTGAGGGCCACGTAACCGACCTCGGGCAATCCGCCGCCCTTCGCGTCCGCCGCCGCCGGAGCCGCCGGTGCCGTCGCGGCCAGGGACGAGAGGGGAAGGACGAAGCCCAGGAGCGGGAGAAGGGCCAGGCTGAAGGAACGCAAAGACATCGTGAGCCCGGACCTTACCTTCCCGGGCCCCAAGGGGCAATCGCGGAAAAGAAGCGCCCGCGGCCTCCATCCCTTATTTCTGCGGCGGGAGCGAGCCGGGGCCGAGGATCTCCCGGATCTTCCGGGCAAGGCAGAGCGGGGTGAAGGGCTTCGAGAGGAAGGCCTCCTCCCGCTCTCCCTCCTCGACCTTCGGGATTTGGGAATAGCCCGAGATATAGAGGACGGCCCCGTGCTCGTGGGTTTTCCGATATTGGGCGGCGACGTCCCTGCCGCTCCCCGAGGGGAGGACCATGTCGGCGACGAGGAGATCGATCGGGCTGCTGCCCCGGATCACCGAGACGGCGGCATCCCGATCGCCGACCTCGATGACCCGATAGCCGAGGGTGCGGAGCGAGGCGGCCAGGAGGCGGCGCATCGGCGCGTTGTCGTCGACGATCAGGATCGTCTCCGTTCCCTTCGGCCACGCTCCCCCTTCCTGGGATTGGGGCGTTCCGGCACTCCCCTTGCCGCCGCTGCCCGGGGCCGGGGCGCTCCACTCGGGGAAAAAGGGAACCCGCCCGCCGGGAGTCCCGGCATCGCGGGAGGACGATTCGGAAGGGCCCTGGGATTCCGGATCGGCTTCGGGCGCGGTTTCCGAGTCGAGGCACGAAACCGCGCCCTCCTTGCCGATCATCATCAGATGGCGGGCAAGGGCCGCCGCGCGATGGATCGACGATTCGATGTGCTTGAAGCGCGAGGGCTTCACCCCCGCCGACGCCATCGTCGCCTCGGCGCTCTCGCCCATCATGAAAAGGAGGTTGTTGAATTCGTTCGCGATGCTGTCGGCCACCTCGGCAACTTCGGATAACGGAGTCGATTTCCCCCCCTCCTCCGGCCGGGAGGGAAGGAGGGAAAGCTGCATCACCATCCGCGTCGTCGGCTTCGTTCCGGCATCGAGGGGGACGATGCGGCAGAAGACCGAGACCTGGCCGCCGTCCTTCCGCCGGATGCGGCCCTTCCCCTCCCCGCTGAGGCCTCCCAACACCGCCCCGACGAGGATCGCCCTCGTTTCCCCTTCCAGGCCGTTCCGCCCGAGGTCGGCGGCGGCGGGATCATTCGAGCCGTCGGCGTCAGTGAAGAGAAAATCCCATTCCTTGCCGATCAGCTCGGAGACGGGCCAGCCGGTGATCCAGGGGACATCGCACCCGGCCAGGGTGATCCGGGGGAAACGCTCCTTCGGCTTCCGCTCGAGCAGGAGGAGGGCCTCCCCGGCGCACGCGATGGCCGCCGGTTCCGAGCCCGTCTCCGGCTGGGGCTGGAGGCATTCCAGGTAGGAGCCGACCGTCCCCTCTCCGTCGCGCAGGGCCTCCATGCGGGAATGGAGCGGGACGAGGTTTTCCCCCTTCTGCTGCCGCCAGACGGGGCCGACATGGCACCCTTCCTTGTTCGCGAGGAAAAAGGCGATTTCCGGCGCGCGGCTCTCGATCTGCATCGGGGTGAAGAGGCGGGTGTACCGCTTCCCGACGATCTCCCCCTCGTCGTAACGGAGGAGGGAGGAGAATCCCGAATCGGCCCCCGCGATCCGCCCCTTGGCGTCGATCAGCAGGATGCCCTTCCGCTGGGGGTCGGGCCGGGAAACGGAGTCGAGCTTGGAAAAATAAGGCACGGGAGGTTCCTTTTTATTTTCGGGGAAAAAGAGCGCGGGGTCTTCTCCCGGGGTGTTCTTGTCTTGCGATTGAATCTATAGGAAAGCGGGCCCGGTCGGTATCAGCCGCGCGGAGAAACGATTGTCCGTCTTTGTCCGACACTCGCGCCGAAGCGAGCCCAATGAGCCCCATGCACGGCCGATCCGGTTATTCGATCAAGCCGTGCTTGATCGTGTAGTGGGTCAGCTGGGCGTTGCTCTCCATTCCCATTTTTTCGAGGATGCGGGTCCGGTAGGTGCTGATCGTCTTCACGCTGAGGGAGAGGTGGGAGCCGATCTCCTTCACCCGCTTCCCCGAGGCGATGAGCCGCATGACCTCGAACTCCCGGTCGGAAAGCGCCTCGTGCGGCAGCGTCCCCTCCTCCGTGTCGAGGCCGAGGGCGAGCTTCTCCGCGAGGGTCGAGCTGACGTACTTCCGGCCCGAGAGGATCTTCCGCAGCGCCTTGCCGATTTCGTCGGGGGCGGTCTCCTTCGTGAGGTACCCGGCGGCGCCGCTTTTCAGGGCGCGGACGGCGAACTGGTCCTCCGGGTGCATGCTCATGATGAGGATCGGGAGCGTCGGGGCGATGCGCCGGATATCCTTGATGACGTCGAGGCCGCCGCGCCCGCCCATGCTGACGTCGAGGATCGCCACGTCCCATTTCTTCTGCACCACCTGGGTATAGGCCTGGTTCCCGTCGGAGGCCTCCCCGAACTGGGCTCCCGGAAACTCTTCGGAAAGGAGGCCGCGGAGTCCTTTGCGGACCACGGCGTGATCGTCGGCGATGAGAATCTTCATGAGGCGGAGGGGAGGGGTTGTTCGGAGTTGTCGAGGAAGTCGTCGGGAGCCGTCACCGTTATCGGCTCGACGATCTCGAAGGGAATGGTGAGGATCGCCATCGTGCCGGCGCCGGGCGTCCCCTTCAGGTGGAGGGAGCCGTTGCAATCGACCACCCGCTCCTGCATCCCGAGGATGCCGAGGGCGTGGGAGGCGTTGATCTCCTCCTTCGTGATGCCCCGCCCGTCGTCGCGGACGATCAGGACGACCTTCCCGTTCGGGTTGGCGATCTCGATCTCGACCCGGGTCGCCTTCGCATGCCGGACGATGTTCGTCATGAGTTCCTGGAAGATGCGGAAGACCACCGTCCCTTCCCGCATCCCGACGACGCCTTCCACCCGGTTCTTCACCGCGACGACCAGCCCGCTGCGGCGGGCGAATTCCTCCGCCTGCCACTCGATGGCGGGGCCGATGCCGAGATGGTCGAGGACGCCGGGACGGAGTTCGGCCGCGATCTGCCGGACGGTGTCGATGATCTCGTCGATCAGCTTCCCGATGTCCTGCCCCCGCTGCTGCAACCGTTTTCGCTCCTTCGCCGGAGTCAGGGCGATGAAGGAGGTCGCGAAGGAGGCGAGGTCCATCTTCAGCCCGGTCAGGTTCTGGCCGAGGTTGTCGTGGATCTCCCGCGCGATCCGGGTCTGTTCCTCCTCCCGCACCCGCTGGAGGCGGATCGAAAGGTCGCGGAGCTGCTGGCGGGAATGGCGGACCAGCTTCTCCCCCTCGATCCGTTCGGTGATGTCCCGGCTGAAGCTGTGGTGGCCGGCGAACTTCTCGTCGGCGTCGCGGGCGACGATCATCACGTTCTCCCGGTGGAAGACGGAGCCGTCCTTGCGGATCGCGCGGCTCTCGATCACCGCCCGTCCCTCGCTCATCATCTGGATGTAGGCGTCGATGAGGCGGTCCCGGTCGTCGGGATGGACGACCGATTCCCAGTTGATCCCGATCATCTCCGCCGGGGTGTAGCCGAAGAGGCGGGCGTAGGCGTCGTTCACGTGGATGTGGTTCCCCTGGCAATCGTAGCGGGCCATCCCCTGGAGGGCGTTCTCGAAGACCGCGCTCATCATCCGCCAGGTCTGCTCCGCCTGCTTCCGCTCCGTGATGTCCTCCAGGGCCAGGATGCGGATATCGCTGTCGGCGTCGATCGGATGGGCCATCGTCCGGACCGAGAGCCGGACGTGCCGCCAGATCTGGCTATGATGAAGGAAGCGCCCCTCCGCGGTTGGATCGATCCCCTTCCGTTTCCGGGCCTGGAGGGGCTTTTTCCGCAGGAGGACGCCGATGGTCTTCCGGTCGGAGGGATGGATGAAATCGATGAGGAAGCGGCCGGTCAATTCGGCGGTGCTGTAGCCGAACTCCTCGAAGAACGAGAGGGTGCCGCCCAGAACCTGCAGATCCCGCGAGAGGATGAGGGTGGGGACGGGGGTGAATTGAAGTGCCTCCGCGAGGAGATCGAAATCCGATGAGGGACGCTGTTTTTT from Verrucomicrobium sp. GAS474 encodes the following:
- a CDS encoding PAS domain S-box protein; translation: MHQTAPKRVSKGSSSLKKQRPSSDFDLLAEALQFTPVPTLILSRDLQVLGGTLSFFEEFGYSTAELTGRFLIDFIHPSDRKTIGVLLRKKPLQARKRKGIDPTAEGRFLHHSQIWRHVRLSVRTMAHPIDADSDIRILALEDITERKQAEQTWRMMSAVFENALQGMARYDCQGNHIHVNDAYARLFGYTPAEMIGINWESVVHPDDRDRLIDAYIQMMSEGRAVIESRAIRKDGSVFHRENVMIVARDADEKFAGHHSFSRDITERIEGEKLVRHSRQQLRDLSIRLQRVREEEQTRIAREIHDNLGQNLTGLKMDLASFATSFIALTPAKERKRLQQRGQDIGKLIDEIIDTVRQIAAELRPGVLDHLGIGPAIEWQAEEFARRSGLVVAVKNRVEGVVGMREGTVVFRIFQELMTNIVRHAKATRVEIEIANPNGKVVLIVRDDGRGITKEEINASHALGILGMQERVVDCNGSLHLKGTPGAGTMAILTIPFEIVEPITVTAPDDFLDNSEQPLPSAS
- a CDS encoding response regulator transcription factor, translating into MKILIADDHAVVRKGLRGLLSEEFPGAQFGEASDGNQAYTQVVQKKWDVAILDVSMGGRGGLDVIKDIRRIAPTLPILIMSMHPEDQFAVRALKSGAAGYLTKETAPDEIGKALRKILSGRKYVSSTLAEKLALGLDTEEGTLPHEALSDREFEVMRLIASGKRVKEIGSHLSLSVKTISTYRTRILEKMGMESNAQLTHYTIKHGLIE
- a CDS encoding response regulator, whose amino-acid sequence is MPYFSKLDSVSRPDPQRKGILLIDAKGRIAGADSGFSSLLRYDEGEIVGKRYTRLFTPMQIESRAPEIAFFLANKEGCHVGPVWRQQKGENLVPLHSRMEALRDGEGTVGSYLECLQPQPETGSEPAAIACAGEALLLLERKPKERFPRITLAGCDVPWITGWPVSELIGKEWDFLFTDADGSNDPAAADLGRNGLEGETRAILVGAVLGGLSGEGKGRIRRKDGGQVSVFCRIVPLDAGTKPTTRMVMQLSLLPSRPEEGGKSTPLSEVAEVADSIANEFNNLLFMMGESAEATMASAGVKPSRFKHIESSIHRAAALARHLMMIGKEGAVSCLDSETAPEADPESQGPSESSSRDAGTPGGRVPFFPEWSAPAPGSGGKGSAGTPQSQEGGAWPKGTETILIVDDNAPMRRLLAASLRTLGYRVIEVGDRDAAVSVIRGSSPIDLLVADMVLPSGSGRDVAAQYRKTHEHGAVLYISGYSQIPKVEEGEREEAFLSKPFTPLCLARKIREILGPGSLPPQK